Proteins encoded within one genomic window of Chrysemys picta bellii isolate R12L10 chromosome 6, ASM1138683v2, whole genome shotgun sequence:
- the SREK1IP1 gene encoding protein SREK1IP1 yields the protein MALPGGNKDNIRAGCKKCGYPGHLTFECRNFLRVDPKRDIVLDVSSTSSEDSEEEELGKLQALPEKKNTSQEEEKKTLKRISKEKSKSKKLRKRSYSSSVTEEEDPKPKKQKSHKKERKKEKKSKSKKGKHHKKEKKKRKKEKHSSSDSSDSSSSD from the exons GTGGAAATAAGGATAATATCAGGGCAGGATGCAAGAAGTGTGGCTATC CTGGTCATCTGACATTTGAATGCAGAAACTTTCTCCGGGTGGACCCCAAAAGAGACATTGTTTTAGACGTTAGCAGTACGAGCAGTGAAGACAGCgaggaagaggagctggggaaactGCAGGCCTTACCAGAGAAAAAGA ATACAAgtcaggaggaggaaaagaagacTCTAAAAAGAATAAGCAAAGAAAAATCCAAATCAAAGAAATTAAGGAAAAG atcTTATTCATCAAGTGTCACTGAAGAAGAAgatccaaaaccaaaaaaacagaaatcccacaaaaaagaaaggaaaaaggagaaaaagagtAAATCTAAGAAAGGAAAAcatcacaaaaaagaaaaaaagaagagaaaaaaagaaaaacattcatCGTCTGATAGTTCAGACTCCTCTAGTAGCGACTGA